GTTCTCCACTCTATATTGTTTTTATAAAAAACATGATATAATTCCTCTTCGATTTTTTCATAATCATAATTTTTATAGAGCTTAAAATTGAAGGCATATTCAGTTCCATTTTTATCAATAAGTTTTCCTTCAAACCTGCAATCCTTCTCTATCCATTCTTTCAACGCATCATAACCTAAATGCACATAACAAGTATCAAACTTAAAAGCAATTTGTTTTTTAATGTTTCTCAAAATCTCTGTATCCCTTAATCTAGAAGGGTCTACTATAGGAAAAAATATATTATTATACTTTTGTAGTTGAGTTTTTTCTATAAGGGTAGTAAATACATCTGTTGAACCAGTACTATCATAGGAAGATGCTATATTTAATCTTACTTCCTCTAAAAACTGTTCCTGATATTCTGCTATTTTTATCAGCACATCTTTTACAGTATCCATGAAAGGGTCAGGGCTATCCGTTGAAGCTAATTTAGTCTCTATAAGCTGTCGTAAATCTTTCAAGTTTCTCACCACATTTTAATTTAATTTTATTTTATTTCCCTTTATTTCAACATCATTTTGTATTTTTATACTGGCATTCTTTGTAGTCAATTCTATGCAGTCCTTTTCTAACTTTAGTAAAGAATGTTGGTTCTCCAGCTTCAAACAATCTGAACTTAGTTCAAGTAACACCTTTTCTTTTGCTCCTTCTATTCTGATTGTATCCTTAGCAAAAATAATCTCCTTATCTTTATCAACTTTAATTCTCTTAACGTCAGGGAACTCCAGCTCATCATAGCCATTTTTTCTAAGGCTACCAATAATTACTGCTTCTTCTTCTTTCTTTGTTGGAAAGTATACTAATACCTTATCACCTTTTTCTGGTATAAAGCTTATGCCTAACTGATCTCCTCCGTAAGGGGTTAGATAGGGAAACCAAAAACAGTTGCTAGATACCTTTTCACCATCAAACATCACTTGTAGCCTTCCTTTTTTTTCAGGATCTACATTATGTGCCACTTCTACTATCATTGACTTTCCTGCTATTTTGGGGTTTTCGAATGTTTCGCTTATGTATTGATCATACATCGTAAGTTGGCACTTAAAGTACAGTATCCCCTTGTTTAAAAAAACTTCTAAACCTACCACATACCATTCTTCTTCCTCAATCTTTATCCAGTCACCAATATCCACTTTTTCCTCTGTTGTAATGCTACATGTTCTGCTAATACTGCTATTCTCTATTCTAAAATCACATGATCCTATGGCTTTTTTCTTCCCTTTTTTCCTTCCCAACCAAATGTAAGGACGCTGGTTACTTACGTCTTCTACAATCAAGGGAAGATTCTCTCGGGATGCAACTCTCTTTAAAAATTGAAAGTTCGTTTCTTCATATTGACACATAGGTGTATTAATTTTTTGATTGCCTTTTTGTTTATCAATATAGGCGATTGTGGAATCCTTCATATCTAGAGCATCTACCATCTCTTGATAAGTCATTTCTATATTTTGAAACATATTAACTCTTTCTTCTCTATCCTCTTTATAAGAATAGGAATAAGCTTTCATTTCTATATAGCTGTTATCCCTTATCTTTTCAACAGTAATACTATCAATAATTCCATGAAAAATAATCTCTTCAGAATCATCCCTTTTATAATATACTATTATATCTTCATCTAATTTTTTGGCGTATTTAAAAGCATCTTCATCCTTCACATGTCCCCTTAGATAAAGCGCAGTGTGATCATTTATTTTTTTTTCAATTCTAAGATTAATCAATGTTAGAATTGAAAAATCTTTTATTATAACCATTTGTTCTCCACATCAAAGCCATAGTCACTATTGATTGATATATTATCTAACTTATCTCCTTTTTGCTTTATCTTTAAGACAAATTCTCCTTCACCGCTCTCTTGCTTAAAACTTTCAAAATAATCTACTACAAAGGCTTCAGGAAAAGAATAATATCTTAAAACTTTATCGTCCTGAGAGATCGCTTGTACGTTTACTTGTCTGTAGGTATCTCCTGAGTTTAATATAGCCCAGCTGAAAATGGCTTCAGAAACCTTGCATGAGTCACTTTCTATTTTTCCACTTATTTCTATCATAATGTCACTTTTCGTCGCTCTAGATTGAGTTTCATCTGGACTATCAAAAATAAATTTCACTTCTTCTATGTATTTTTTATCCAGCTCAATTTCACTATCTTTTCCTTTAATTCTTAAGTAACATGCCATCTTACTTTTCTCTCCTTTTTAACTAGTTAATTTCAACCTCAAGATTAATAGGTGGTCCATCAAATTTAAAGTCTAAAGAACATTTTTTAGAATCTTTATCTATAGTAGGATGTACTTCATCATTGCCTTTGAGGATTAAGTTATCATATCCTTTTTCTTTTTCAATCTCCCAAATCTTCATTTGACCCTTGGGGTGATTAAAGAAGTTTTCTAATTCCTTCAGCTGATAATCATTTGTAATAGCCTTTAAGATTCTGGTAAAATATGTAATTGTTGTAGTTTCACAAATTGGTTGATAATAATCACCATTTAATTTTAAGCTTCTTGCCTTATATACTACAATATTGTTCACCAGTTCTCCACTTAAGTAATAATTGTTAGATGAAAACACAAAGCCAAAGTTATCTTGATTAATATTATCTAATATTTTTCCTATTACACCATCAATCTCCTTTGCCATGTTGGTGGTAAATTTTAGATTATTGTTGTTTTCTTCTAAGTTAAATCGAACTCCTGGATTTGTAACAATAACTTTGCTTAACTTTTTCTTTAAGTAATAAGGACTTTGATATCCTGCAACGATCCCAGCAGCAA
The sequence above is drawn from the Clostridium formicaceticum genome and encodes:
- a CDS encoding phage baseplate assembly protein V, whose protein sequence is MVIIKDFSILTLINLRIEKKINDHTALYLRGHVKDEDAFKYAKKLDEDIIVYYKRDDSEEIIFHGIIDSITVEKIRDNSYIEMKAYSYSYKEDREERVNMFQNIEMTYQEMVDALDMKDSTIAYIDKQKGNQKINTPMCQYEETNFQFLKRVASRENLPLIVEDVSNQRPYIWLGRKKGKKKAIGSCDFRIENSSISRTCSITTEEKVDIGDWIKIEEEEWYVVGLEVFLNKGILYFKCQLTMYDQYISETFENPKIAGKSMIVEVAHNVDPEKKGRLQVMFDGEKVSSNCFWFPYLTPYGGDQLGISFIPEKGDKVLVYFPTKKEEEAVIIGSLRKNGYDELEFPDVKRIKVDKDKEIIFAKDTIRIEGAKEKVLLELSSDCLKLENQHSLLKLEKDCIELTTKNASIKIQNDVEIKGNKIKLN